In the Sandaracinus amylolyticus genome, GGATCGTCGCGCACGGTGTACGGGCGTGGCAGCGGAGGCACGGGGCTGCGCGGTGAGGGCGGCGGTGGTGGTGGCACCGGGCCCGGCACGCTCTTCGGCGGTGGTGGAGTCGGCACGGGTGTGGGTGTCGGCAGCGGCAGCGGTGGTGGGCGCGGGCGTGGTGGCCCGGGCGCGCCGGGTCGGCCGCGCGCCGAGGCGCGCGTCGCGGTGTCGACCGGCACGCCGCGCGTGAACGGCTACCTGTCGCCCGAGCAGATCATGCGCGTGGTGCGGCAGAACCAGGCCGCGGTGCGCTACTGCTACGAGACCGAGCTGCAGCGGCAGCCGAACCTGCGTGGGCGCATCGAGGTCAGCTGGCGCATCAACCTGCAGGGCGCGGTGACGAGCTCGCGCGTGGCGCGCAGCACGATGGGCAACCCGCGGGTCGAGGGCTGCATCGTGCGTCAGGTGCGCGGCTGGCGCTTCCCGCAGCCCGACGGCGGCGAAGTGAGCGTCGAGTTCCCGTTCATCTTCGGCGCCCAGGGCGGCTGATTCCCCGCGTGTGCGCTCGCGCGTGAGGAGCGTCGCACCCGACGAGCCCTGTCGGGGTTCTCCATTACATGGGCTCGCGCGTCTGCGGTGATGAATGAGCAGATCCGCGGAGGTGACTGGATGGGGCGCCGCGCGTCGTCGTCGTCGAAAGGGAGCACGCTCTCGGTGCTGGTCGTCGAGGACGACGTGCACACACGCGAGATGATGGTCGAGATGCTCGTGCACGCCGGGCTCGACGTGTGGGCGTGTGCGACCGTGACGGAGGCGCTGGCGCGTGCCGCACGCTCCGCACCGCACGTCGTGATCACCGACCTCGCGCTCGGCGAGGAGCACGGGCGCGATCTCGCGGCGGCGTTGCGGGCACGCGAGGACACGGCGCGCGCGGCGATCATCGCGGTCACGGGCGAGGTCTCGCCCACGCCCGACGTGATCCGGCACCTCGACGCGTACCTCTGCAAGCCGATCGAGCTCGCGCGCCTGCCCGATCTCGTCCGCGCGATCGCCGAGGCCCGCGGCGCGATCTGATCGCGACCGCGGCTTGCCGAGCGCGGCCCGCAGGACCAGAAGAGCCGCTCGGTGTCGGTCTCGATCGATCACGAGCGGTTCATGCGGCTCGCGCTGGCCCAGGCGGAGCGGGCGCGCGGGCACACCGGGGACAACCCGTGGGTGGGCGCGGTGATCGCGAAGGACGGCGCGGTGATCGGCGACGGGCACACCCACCCGCCGGGCAGCGACCACGCGGAGATCGCGGCGATCAAGTCGGCGCTCTCGCGCGGCGCGTCGCTCGAGGGCGCGACGATCTACTCGACGCTCGAGCCCTGCTCGTTCCACGGGCGCACCCCGGCGTGCGCGATCGCGATCGTCGAGCATCGGCTGGCGCGGGTGGTGATCGGCATGCGCGACCCGCACCCGCGCGTGAACGGTGAGGGCCTCTCGATCCTGCGCACCGCGGGGATCGAGGTGGTCGAGGGCGTGCTCGAGCCCGAGGTCGCGCGCTCGCTCGCGCCGTGGATCGACGCCTACCACCCGCACGCGAAGCGATGAGGCGTAGAATCGCGCACCGATGATCACGCTGGTGCGCGACGAGCCGGGGACGATCCTCGCGGGCAAGTACGAGCTGCTCCGCAAGGCGGGCACGGGCGGCATGGCCGTCGTGTGGAAGGCGCGCACGCTCGGCGCCGCGGGCTTCTCGCGACCGGTCGCGGTGAAGCGCATCATCCCGCACCTCGCGACGTCGCAGGAGTTCGTCGCGATGTTCGTCGAGGAGTCGCGCGTCGTCTCGGAGCTGCAGCACCCGGGCATCGCGCAGATCCACGACTTCGGCGCGGACGAGGCGGGGCATCACTTCCTGGTGCTCGAGTGGATCGAGGGCGTCGATCTGCAGGAGCTCGTCGACGCGTTCGTGCGCGCAGAGCAGCCGACGCCGTGGACCGTGATGGCCGAGATCCTGGTGCAGGTGCTGGGCGCGCTCGGGGCGGCGCACGAGCGTCGCGACGCGAGCGGCGTGGTCTCTCCGGTGTTCCATCGCGACGTCACGCCGCACAACGTCCGCGTGGGCGCGCTCGGCTACGTGAAGCTCACCGACTTCGGCATCGCGCGCGCGGCGGATCGCTCGACGATGACGCGGCCCGACGCGATCAAGGGCAAGCTCAGCTACGTCGCGCCCGAGATGCTCAAGGGCGCGCCCGCGAGCGTGCGCACCGATCTCTTCGCGGTCGGCATCGTGCTCTGGGAGGCGCTCGCGGGGCGTCGTCTCTTCGAGGCGCCGAGCGACATGCAGGTCATGTTCATGGTGCACGAAGCGCGTGTGCCCGACCTGCGCACGATCCGCCCCGACATCCCCGAGGCGCTCGCGGCGGCGGTGCATCGCGCGCTCACGAAGGACGCATCGGGGCGCTTCGAGGGCGCGCACGAGATGGCGCGCGCGCTGGTCGACGTGCTGCGCGCGGCGCCCGAGCCCGTCGATGCGCGGACGATCGCGTCGATCGTCGAGTGGGCGCGTCCCGGGGCGCCGATCGCGAAGACCGCGACGGCGGGAGCGGGAACGACCGAGATCGAGCTCGAGGAGATCGAAGACGTCGAGTGAGCTCCTTCACTCGATGCGGGTCG is a window encoding:
- a CDS encoding response regulator: MNEQIRGGDWMGRRASSSSKGSTLSVLVVEDDVHTREMMVEMLVHAGLDVWACATVTEALARAARSAPHVVITDLALGEEHGRDLAAALRAREDTARAAIIAVTGEVSPTPDVIRHLDAYLCKPIELARLPDLVRAIAEARGAI
- a CDS encoding bifunctional diaminohydroxyphosphoribosylaminopyrimidine deaminase/5-amino-6-(5-phosphoribosylamino)uracil reductase RibD; translation: MSVSIDHERFMRLALAQAERARGHTGDNPWVGAVIAKDGAVIGDGHTHPPGSDHAEIAAIKSALSRGASLEGATIYSTLEPCSFHGRTPACAIAIVEHRLARVVIGMRDPHPRVNGEGLSILRTAGIEVVEGVLEPEVARSLAPWIDAYHPHAKR
- a CDS encoding serine/threonine-protein kinase, whose amino-acid sequence is MITLVRDEPGTILAGKYELLRKAGTGGMAVVWKARTLGAAGFSRPVAVKRIIPHLATSQEFVAMFVEESRVVSELQHPGIAQIHDFGADEAGHHFLVLEWIEGVDLQELVDAFVRAEQPTPWTVMAEILVQVLGALGAAHERRDASGVVSPVFHRDVTPHNVRVGALGYVKLTDFGIARAADRSTMTRPDAIKGKLSYVAPEMLKGAPASVRTDLFAVGIVLWEALAGRRLFEAPSDMQVMFMVHEARVPDLRTIRPDIPEALAAAVHRALTKDASGRFEGAHEMARALVDVLRAAPEPVDARTIASIVEWARPGAPIAKTATAGAGTTEIELEEIEDVE